A section of the Pan paniscus chromosome 11, NHGRI_mPanPan1-v2.0_pri, whole genome shotgun sequence genome encodes:
- the LOC130540497 gene encoding thymosin beta-11-like, with protein MAQKLDLEEIASLDKAKLKATEMQKDTLMTKETTEQEKWSEIS; from the coding sequence ATGGCACAGAAACTAGACCTGGAAGAAATTGCCAGCTTGGATAAGGCCAAACTGAAGGCCACAGAGATGCAGAAGGACACTCTGATGACCAAAGAGACCACAGAGCAGGAGAAGTGGAGTGAAATTTCCTGA